A portion of the Bdellovibrionales bacterium genome contains these proteins:
- a CDS encoding type IV pilus twitching motility protein PilT, translating into MITLHQLLKAAVKQGASDLHLVVGSPPVLRIDGRIVRVKTRDLSGEDTRRLCYSILTDLQKSSFEEQREIDFSFGIKNMARFRGNLFFQRGAVSGVFRRIPLEIPDLRMLSLPPVIEKVTNFPSGIVLVTGPTGSGKSTTIAALVDKVNRERRGHIISIEDPIEYVHSHKNCIVSQREVGHDTHGYKNALKAILRQDLDVCLLGEMRDLETIEAALLIAETGHLVFATLHTNSALQTINRIVSVFPSEQQARIRVQLSFTLNAIVSQRLVPGNKGGVVPVVEFLLMNTTIRNLVREGKLHQIYGMMQVGQEKSGMVTLNQSLMNFILKRKIDIRSAFSVTADPEELDKLLKQAGI; encoded by the coding sequence ATGATTACACTTCACCAGTTGCTCAAGGCAGCGGTTAAGCAGGGGGCCTCAGATCTGCATCTTGTTGTTGGATCGCCACCAGTTTTGCGAATAGATGGGAGAATCGTCCGGGTCAAGACTCGTGATCTTTCAGGAGAGGACACGCGAAGGCTGTGTTATTCCATTTTAACGGATTTACAGAAGAGCAGTTTTGAGGAACAAAGGGAAATTGATTTTAGTTTTGGAATCAAAAACATGGCTCGCTTTCGCGGAAATCTCTTTTTTCAACGTGGAGCTGTTTCTGGCGTTTTTAGAAGAATTCCGTTGGAAATTCCTGATCTCCGTATGTTGTCTCTTCCGCCAGTCATTGAGAAGGTAACCAATTTTCCTTCTGGAATTGTATTGGTGACGGGCCCTACGGGGTCGGGCAAATCAACGACAATTGCGGCTCTTGTTGACAAAGTGAATCGTGAGCGTCGCGGGCATATTATTTCTATCGAAGATCCGATCGAGTACGTTCATAGCCATAAGAACTGCATTGTGAGCCAGCGAGAAGTGGGCCATGATACTCATGGCTATAAGAACGCCCTCAAGGCAATATTGAGGCAGGATCTTGATGTTTGCTTGTTGGGTGAAATGAGAGACTTGGAGACCATTGAAGCGGCTTTGCTCATTGCTGAAACTGGTCACTTGGTTTTTGCAACCCTTCACACAAATTCAGCTTTGCAGACAATCAATCGAATCGTTTCAGTTTTTCCCTCCGAACAACAGGCAAGAATTCGGGTGCAATTGAGTTTTACCCTTAACGCCATTGTGAGCCAGCGCCTGGTCCCTGGAAATAAGGGAGGGGTTGTTCCAGTCGTCGAATTTTTATTGATGAATACGACAATTCGGAATTTGGTCAGGGAAGGTAAGCTTCATCAGATCTATGGCATGATGCAGGTTGGACAGGAGAAATCAGGAATGGTGACCCTAAATCAATCCCTGATGAATTTTATTCTCAAAAGAAAAATAGACATTCGCAGTGCATTTTCGGTCACAGCCGATCCTGAGGAACTTGATAAATTATTAAAACAGGCTGGCATTTAA
- a CDS encoding type II secretion system F family protein, whose product MPIYIFQAKSTDGKFVKGEVEALNEAEARVKIRAQKMIPIKITARGGLNKELKKFALFKDSVSRKDLQIFTRQLAVLIGAGVPVVQSLEAMIQGARSPALGRVLEKVVEDVEKGKPLAQAMGVHGHVFDRMYVNLITAGEEGGMLDGVLNRLAEYIEKSVKMKGKIVGALWYPGAIVVVATGVIVGILVFVIPQFVAMFEGMGQELPTLTQWVINASKMVQKYWYLVIAVVVGIPLSLKTYYATENGRKILDAFILDVPIFGDLILKGSIARFTRTLSTLLQAGVRIMDSLEIAANTAGNWIIENAIQKAKTSVSKGKTLAEPLKQEKYMPNMVVQMISVGEQTGNLDTMLGKIADFYEDEVDQAANTLTSMIEPLLMVFLGGIIAVLVVAMYLPIFNMANVVGDK is encoded by the coding sequence ATGCCAATTTATATATTTCAAGCGAAGTCCACTGATGGGAAGTTCGTTAAGGGTGAGGTCGAGGCACTTAACGAAGCTGAGGCCCGGGTAAAAATACGCGCTCAAAAAATGATTCCGATCAAGATCACTGCTCGAGGAGGCTTAAATAAGGAGTTAAAGAAGTTTGCTCTTTTTAAGGATTCTGTCAGTCGAAAAGATCTTCAGATATTTACTCGCCAGCTAGCCGTGCTTATCGGGGCGGGAGTTCCTGTCGTGCAAAGTCTTGAGGCCATGATTCAAGGAGCGAGGAGTCCAGCATTAGGTCGAGTTCTTGAAAAGGTTGTGGAAGATGTTGAAAAAGGAAAGCCGCTGGCCCAAGCCATGGGAGTTCACGGTCATGTTTTTGACCGAATGTATGTCAATTTGATTACGGCGGGAGAGGAAGGCGGTATGCTCGATGGAGTCCTCAATCGCCTTGCGGAATACATTGAAAAATCAGTCAAAATGAAGGGAAAAATTGTAGGCGCATTGTGGTATCCAGGAGCCATTGTCGTCGTCGCAACAGGGGTCATTGTTGGAATTCTCGTATTTGTGATTCCACAGTTTGTCGCAATGTTCGAGGGAATGGGTCAGGAATTACCCACGCTCACACAATGGGTAATTAATGCCAGCAAGATGGTTCAGAAATATTGGTACTTGGTCATTGCGGTTGTGGTCGGAATCCCCCTGTCCTTAAAGACATATTATGCCACAGAAAACGGACGAAAGATTCTCGACGCCTTTATTCTTGACGTACCTATCTTTGGTGACTTGATTCTTAAGGGTTCTATCGCTCGATTCACTCGAACGTTGTCAACCCTATTGCAAGCAGGGGTACGAATCATGGACTCACTTGAGATTGCGGCCAACACGGCCGGCAATTGGATCATTGAAAATGCCATTCAGAAAGCAAAGACATCTGTGAGCAAAGGGAAAACCCTCGCCGAGCCACTCAAACAAGAAAAATATATGCCTAACATGGTTGTTCAAATGATTTCGGTGGGAGAGCAGACCGGAAACTTGGACACGATGTTGGGGAAAATTGCCGATTTCTATGAGGATGAGGTAGACCAAGCAGCCAATACATTAACGAGTATGATTGAGCCGTTACTGATGGTCTTTTTGGGTGGAATCATTGCCGTCCTCGTTGTTGCCATGTACTTGCCAATTTTTAATATGGCTAACGTTGTCGGAGACAAATAA
- a CDS encoding sigma-54-dependent Fis family transcriptional regulator, with amino-acid sequence MKPRILVVDDEESIREFLDIMLRKEGYEVTCAEDGQKALEILKKKAIDMVISDLQMPNLTGIELLRQVKDQFPDMLFMMITAFGSTENAVEAMKLGAYDYLTKPFKIDEVRINIANALRSKNLEVENRVLKKELTREFSFQSVVGNSDAMHRIFEMVRRVSSTPTNILVTGESGTGKEMVAKAIHYNGPLKDKAFVTINCGAIPESLMESEMFGHKKGSFTGAVVDKAGLFEVADGGTLFLDEVGELPPSIQVKLLRAIQERVIRRVGGIDDTKVDVRIIAATNRDLEEMVSTGDFRQDLFYRLNVINIRMPALRERAGDIPLLANHFLAKYNERLTKSINGISAEAMDMLKKYQYPGNVRELENIIERTVALEGGATILPESLPPFVNTPNGRKLASSHEIEITEDGIELDKIIGQIEKELLVKAIHAANGVKKRAARLLNITFRSMRYRVEKYNLGTISDDEIDEEAAG; translated from the coding sequence ATGAAACCGAGAATTTTAGTTGTGGACGATGAGGAATCAATTCGCGAATTTCTGGACATCATGCTTCGAAAAGAGGGCTACGAAGTCACCTGTGCCGAAGATGGACAGAAAGCTCTGGAGATTCTCAAGAAAAAAGCGATCGACATGGTGATCTCTGATTTGCAGATGCCAAATCTGACTGGAATTGAGCTGCTGCGCCAAGTGAAGGATCAGTTCCCCGACATGTTGTTTATGATGATCACGGCCTTTGGATCTACGGAAAATGCCGTAGAGGCAATGAAATTGGGGGCCTATGATTATTTGACGAAGCCATTCAAAATTGACGAAGTAAGAATCAACATAGCAAACGCTTTGCGCAGCAAAAATCTTGAAGTTGAGAATCGCGTTCTAAAAAAGGAGCTGACCCGGGAGTTTAGTTTTCAAAGTGTGGTGGGAAACTCGGATGCCATGCACCGAATATTTGAGATGGTGCGCCGGGTTTCATCTACGCCCACGAACATTTTGGTTACTGGCGAAAGCGGAACAGGTAAGGAAATGGTAGCCAAAGCGATCCATTACAATGGACCCTTAAAGGACAAGGCTTTTGTGACCATCAACTGTGGCGCAATTCCCGAATCTCTCATGGAATCAGAAATGTTTGGACACAAGAAGGGCTCCTTTACGGGGGCTGTTGTCGACAAAGCGGGATTATTCGAAGTCGCCGACGGTGGGACCCTATTTCTTGATGAGGTGGGGGAGCTTCCTCCGTCTATTCAGGTCAAGCTTCTCCGCGCCATTCAAGAGCGAGTCATTCGCCGGGTCGGAGGTATTGACGACACCAAGGTAGATGTACGAATCATTGCGGCAACCAACAGAGATCTTGAGGAAATGGTGAGCACCGGTGATTTTCGTCAAGATCTGTTTTACCGTTTGAATGTCATAAATATTAGAATGCCAGCCTTGAGGGAGCGTGCCGGTGATATTCCTCTTCTAGCGAACCACTTTTTAGCAAAGTATAACGAGAGATTGACCAAATCCATAAACGGTATCAGCGCAGAAGCGATGGATATGCTCAAGAAATATCAATATCCTGGAAACGTACGCGAGTTAGAAAACATTATTGAAAGAACAGTCGCACTTGAGGGCGGAGCGACGATTTTGCCCGAGTCTCTCCCTCCTTTTGTGAACACCCCGAACGGTCGAAAATTGGCATCGAGCCATGAAATCGAGATCACTGAAGATGGGATAGAACTGGACAAAATTATAGGACAGATCGAAAAGGAGCTCTTGGTCAAAGCCATCCATGCGGCCAATGGTGTCAAGAAGAGGGCTGCTCGACTGCTCAATATCACCTTTCGTTCGATGCGCTATCGGGTAGAGAAATACAATCTCGGAACAATCTCCGATGACGAAATCGATGAAGAAGCAGCAGGGTGA
- the pilB gene encoding type IV-A pilus assembly ATPase PilB produces the protein MSAARKGLGEILVKESLIDYDQLEQARKEQKASGGRLTSALVRLGYVAEKDLAEFLGRQFDVPTIDLNSFEIDPEALKMISGQVCEKHHVIPVTIAGKNLVVAFADPSNIFVKDDLALLTRCKIDVVVASEVSIANAIDKYYRSTSARFDSIMSEIADADESFVSSGAAAEVVDRESEAGAGPIIRFVNATLAEAIKLKASDIHIEPYEKRFRIRFRIDGVLHEKTQPPPGTAAAVVSRIKIISKMDIGERRRPQDGRLKVRVKSGKEIDFRVNSVPTIYGEKIVLRILDKSNLQVDMTKLGMDDHQLGLFQESIHRPQGMTLVTGPTGSGKTTTLYSALAALNEPKRNISTAEDPVEFNLDGINQVQVQGEIGVGFTEILRAFLRQDPEVIMLGEIRDLETANIAFKAASTGHLVLSTLHTNDAPASVARLLDMGVPGFMVAEAITLIIAQRLMRKICTSCKTDIRVAPEVLISLGVKPEEIDAFKDLKKGEGCGECNGTGLKGRVAIYEMMPMTLALKESVLKGATPFEMKKAAVADGMLTLRASALRKLQMGLTTVQEVINSSVGDQK, from the coding sequence ATGAGTGCTGCAAGAAAGGGTCTGGGTGAGATCTTAGTTAAAGAAAGTCTGATTGATTATGATCAATTGGAACAAGCGAGAAAGGAGCAAAAAGCTTCTGGGGGAAGACTGACCTCGGCTCTGGTTCGACTCGGATATGTGGCGGAAAAAGATCTGGCAGAATTTCTGGGAAGGCAATTTGATGTGCCGACCATCGATCTTAACTCCTTTGAGATAGATCCTGAGGCCTTGAAAATGATTTCAGGACAGGTCTGTGAAAAGCACCACGTTATTCCTGTGACGATCGCTGGAAAAAACCTTGTTGTGGCATTTGCCGATCCATCAAATATTTTTGTGAAAGATGACTTAGCGCTTCTGACTCGTTGTAAAATCGACGTTGTCGTGGCCTCCGAGGTCTCGATTGCCAATGCCATCGATAAGTATTATCGAAGCACCTCTGCTCGGTTTGATAGCATCATGTCCGAAATTGCGGATGCAGATGAATCATTTGTGAGTTCCGGAGCGGCAGCCGAGGTGGTGGATCGTGAGTCAGAGGCCGGTGCGGGTCCCATTATTCGTTTTGTGAACGCAACATTGGCAGAGGCCATTAAATTGAAGGCCTCAGATATCCACATAGAACCCTATGAAAAGCGATTTCGCATTAGGTTTCGTATTGATGGAGTTCTTCACGAAAAGACTCAACCTCCACCGGGGACAGCGGCGGCCGTAGTGAGCCGAATCAAAATTATCAGTAAGATGGACATTGGAGAGAGACGGCGACCTCAGGACGGTCGCCTAAAGGTGCGAGTGAAGAGTGGCAAAGAAATCGATTTTCGGGTTAATAGCGTTCCGACTATTTACGGAGAAAAAATTGTGCTCCGTATCTTGGACAAATCAAATCTTCAGGTTGATATGACTAAGTTGGGAATGGATGACCACCAGCTCGGGCTTTTTCAGGAATCAATTCATCGACCTCAAGGGATGACACTTGTGACCGGACCTACAGGGAGCGGCAAGACAACGACTTTGTACTCAGCCCTGGCGGCTCTGAACGAACCAAAAAGAAACATTTCGACGGCCGAAGACCCTGTTGAGTTCAATCTTGACGGGATAAATCAGGTTCAAGTTCAGGGAGAAATTGGCGTTGGTTTTACGGAGATTTTAAGGGCTTTTCTTCGTCAAGATCCTGAAGTCATCATGTTGGGAGAGATTCGCGATTTGGAAACCGCAAATATTGCCTTCAAGGCAGCTTCCACGGGTCATTTGGTGCTGAGCACCCTTCATACAAATGACGCGCCGGCTTCAGTCGCTCGTCTCTTGGACATGGGGGTTCCCGGTTTCATGGTGGCTGAGGCGATCACCTTAATTATTGCCCAACGACTGATGAGAAAAATTTGCACTTCCTGCAAGACAGATATCCGCGTGGCACCTGAGGTTTTGATTTCATTGGGTGTTAAGCCCGAAGAGATTGATGCATTTAAAGATTTGAAAAAGGGCGAAGGATGTGGAGAATGTAATGGCACGGGGCTCAAGGGTCGAGTGGCAATTTATGAGATGATGCCCATGACCCTCGCCTTGAAGGAGTCTGTTTTGAAAGGTGCGACTCCGTTTGAGATGAAAAAGGCAGCTGTCGCTGATGGCATGCTGACTCTCCGAGCAAGTGCGCTTAGAAAGTTGCAAATGGGTTTGACTACAGTTCAGGAAGTTATCAATTCTTCCGTCGGAGACCAAAAATGA
- a CDS encoding bifunctional riboflavin kinase/FAD synthetase: MKKVDIFLAMETIRGLRQIQPPLRGVTLTIGNFDGVHLGHRALIAECINASRHSSSALVVLTFDPHPLEILQPQGDFLRIFPKSDLKEQLALLGVSYLVVEPFSEELARMDPEVFWKNRIQAFLEPREVVVGYDFGFGAGRAGNLDFLRSISAKYGFDLSVAPPFRHKGDIVSSTLIRKLIGLGKVSEVREFLGRCFEISGIVIKGRQLGRQFGFPTANMRSPGTLLPLYGVYLTKISLSDGRSWPSITNVGDAPTVGDKESGPRIETHILENFSGELYNQEVRVSFYEFYRPERKFSDIEALKTQMRMDVEGAKLFWEGQQNKFGLK, translated from the coding sequence ATGAAGAAAGTTGATATTTTTCTGGCCATGGAAACGATCAGGGGTCTTCGTCAAATCCAGCCTCCGCTCAGAGGAGTTACGCTAACCATCGGAAATTTCGATGGCGTGCATTTGGGTCACAGAGCCCTTATTGCAGAGTGCATAAACGCATCGCGCCATAGCTCTTCCGCCTTGGTTGTTCTTACTTTTGATCCTCATCCTCTGGAAATTCTGCAGCCACAAGGCGATTTCCTCAGAATCTTTCCCAAAAGCGATCTTAAGGAGCAACTGGCATTGTTGGGAGTGAGCTATCTCGTTGTGGAGCCCTTTTCTGAGGAATTAGCTCGGATGGATCCTGAGGTATTTTGGAAAAATCGGATTCAAGCTTTTTTAGAACCCAGAGAAGTTGTTGTGGGCTACGACTTTGGCTTTGGTGCAGGGAGGGCGGGAAATCTCGACTTTTTGCGATCCATTTCTGCCAAGTATGGCTTTGATTTAAGCGTAGCTCCTCCCTTTAGGCATAAGGGTGATATTGTCTCAAGTACCCTAATTAGAAAGTTAATTGGTCTTGGGAAGGTGAGTGAGGTGAGGGAATTTTTGGGTCGATGTTTTGAGATCTCCGGTATTGTGATCAAGGGGCGCCAATTGGGGAGGCAATTTGGTTTTCCAACAGCAAATATGAGAAGCCCGGGAACGCTACTGCCGCTTTATGGGGTCTATCTCACTAAGATAAGTCTTTCCGATGGCCGAAGTTGGCCTTCGATTACGAACGTGGGGGATGCTCCCACGGTTGGGGACAAAGAATCTGGACCTCGTATTGAAACCCATATATTGGAAAATTTCAGTGGGGAGCTTTATAATCAAGAAGTGAGGGTTTCCTTTTATGAGTTTTATCGCCCAGAGAGGAAATTTTCCGATATTGAGGCGCTGAAAACACAGATGAGAATGGACGTTGAGGGGGCAAAGTTATTTTGGGAGGGCCAACAAAACAAATTTGGACTGAAATAG
- a CDS encoding CHASE2 domain-containing protein translates to MPQSWIRNYRARVLLWGRYIWRRNAIWTRIILSLAIGTAFVLLDENSNYDLRFHIRGIQEVHPKIVLLEIDQNEWIDFHGRSRNLIRPLKEITSLTDSFFWNERSWHRLLSKVLSCDPLAVGVSFYFGENLSESNQNPTEKSVFSDDRVIWSASQDSEGRNLYPPFSQNFSQGTGLNRLRADEDGVIRHFSSSLVQIPHLTQRLASRLALRHSKEIQFIAGENYLINFQGKPGSYPRVSFGDIINGRVAPEFFRNKIVIIGGSDTEGHLYRTPVGELNRSEIMAELVDNIFNHRWIQKPARSSLFVYLLFILLVAIWIQFAYPQSVAFVFTVWLGTTTTAFSLWIFDTFYIWVPIQAVLVQLGATYISFLSYHLSVKDNLNWRLEQEKIYFTQVDQMKHNFISLFSHDLKTPIAKIQAICDRLIATHLDSTLRKDLVSLRLESAELHKYIEKILQISRVESTDFKLRKEGSDINEIILQVIEQLKPLAIEKSIRLDTKLEPMFLIEIDSILIREVIINLVENAIKYTPSGGTVLIFSREENNVVQIIVTDTGVGIAPAEQSKVFGKFVRGQHQELLTKGTGLGLYLVKYFIELHGGSIRLESELGKGTSIEFSLPVENLDESEMLGLETHH, encoded by the coding sequence ATGCCGCAAAGCTGGATTCGAAATTACAGAGCGCGCGTTTTGCTCTGGGGTCGCTACATCTGGAGACGCAATGCTATTTGGACCCGAATCATCCTATCCCTTGCAATAGGAACGGCCTTTGTATTGCTCGACGAAAACTCCAACTATGATCTAAGATTCCATATTCGTGGAATCCAAGAGGTTCATCCCAAAATCGTTCTTTTGGAAATAGATCAAAATGAATGGATAGACTTTCACGGACGAAGTCGCAACCTCATTCGACCACTAAAAGAAATCACTTCTCTGACTGATAGCTTTTTTTGGAATGAAAGATCCTGGCACCGACTCCTTTCGAAGGTTCTCTCTTGTGACCCTCTTGCTGTTGGAGTGAGTTTTTATTTTGGGGAAAATCTCAGCGAATCGAACCAAAACCCCACCGAAAAATCTGTGTTTTCAGATGACAGAGTCATCTGGTCAGCAAGTCAGGACAGCGAGGGACGTAATCTCTACCCCCCATTTTCGCAAAATTTTTCACAAGGCACAGGACTCAACCGACTTCGTGCTGACGAAGATGGAGTCATTAGACACTTTTCTTCATCGCTAGTCCAAATACCTCATTTAACTCAACGTCTAGCTTCAAGGCTTGCCTTAAGGCATTCGAAAGAAATCCAGTTTATTGCAGGAGAAAACTACCTGATTAACTTTCAGGGGAAACCTGGTTCCTATCCCAGAGTTAGTTTTGGAGATATCATCAATGGTCGGGTTGCCCCGGAGTTCTTTCGAAATAAAATAGTCATCATAGGGGGAAGCGACACAGAAGGTCACCTCTATAGAACTCCCGTCGGCGAACTCAATCGTTCCGAAATCATGGCCGAACTTGTTGATAACATATTCAACCATCGCTGGATCCAAAAGCCCGCTAGGTCCTCACTCTTTGTGTATTTGCTGTTCATATTGCTAGTGGCAATCTGGATACAATTTGCATACCCACAGTCGGTGGCCTTTGTCTTTACCGTTTGGCTCGGCACAACCACAACAGCCTTCTCCCTTTGGATATTCGATACCTTTTACATCTGGGTGCCTATTCAGGCAGTTCTTGTACAGTTAGGAGCAACCTACATTTCATTTCTGAGTTATCACTTATCCGTGAAAGATAATCTAAATTGGAGACTTGAACAGGAAAAAATCTACTTCACTCAAGTTGACCAAATGAAACACAATTTTATCAGCCTTTTTAGTCACGACTTGAAAACACCTATAGCTAAAATTCAAGCCATCTGTGACAGACTCATAGCAACTCATCTCGACAGCACTCTTCGGAAAGACCTTGTCTCTCTACGACTGGAGAGTGCAGAGCTACACAAATACATTGAAAAAATTCTTCAAATCTCTAGAGTTGAGTCCACAGATTTTAAGCTGCGCAAAGAAGGATCAGATATTAACGAAATCATTCTTCAAGTTATTGAACAATTGAAACCACTTGCTATTGAAAAATCTATTCGGCTTGATACTAAATTGGAACCAATGTTTTTGATTGAAATCGATAGTATTTTGATTCGTGAAGTGATAATTAACTTGGTCGAGAACGCCATTAAGTACACCCCCAGCGGTGGGACCGTGTTGATCTTTTCTCGGGAAGAGAATAACGTCGTGCAAATCATCGTCACCGATACCGGCGTGGGGATAGCGCCCGCTGAACAAAGTAAGGTTTTCGGTAAGTTTGTCAGAGGTCAGCACCAGGAGTTGCTCACAAAGGGAACTGGACTTGGTTTGTATTTGGTGAAGTATTTTATTGAACTCCATGGTGGTTCAATTCGCTTAGAGAGCGAACTGGGCAAAGGAACCTCGATTGAATTTTCGCTTCCGGTCGAAAACTTAGATGAGAGTGAAATGTTGGGTTTAGAGACTCATCATTAA